In the genome of Anomalospiza imberbis isolate Cuckoo-Finch-1a 21T00152 chromosome 11, ASM3175350v1, whole genome shotgun sequence, one region contains:
- the APEH gene encoding acylamino-acid-releasing enzyme isoform X2, which yields MATGTEKGVEAAHGPAACYRELSRFPAVTRAALRAAAGGQTFLLYTECSRPDLARGRLLRFGRHYSLRRTAGREGLAVSRTALSAEIHNQLLSQDSLTGQRRAVLKRCPRQGHELLEVWDSGGCSHSVDLTALGKHGDVYTEGPFACLAWSHSETRLLYVAEKSRPKRQPPWPWDVPGAAWPAAEDEDEEALWSPDDHGVVFVGWWHKPFRLGLNACSNRRSGIFHLDLASGCFELLSAENGSVCSPRLSPDGQRLLYLEGTVGGPHRQCLRLCMLTWQTRQAVTVLDMVQEPTEAFTGLYAEVLPARCWAADSRRAVLGTPQRSRTDLLLVDTEACTVTNLTAGSSEGCWELLTLQWDLLVATCSAPHHPPSLVVAVLPPAGQELPLGWVPVEDTPTVPGVTWKTLTVQPPCSGQGPTAQDTQAFEALLLSPSDGTPPHPLVVCPHGGPHAVFDARWRPSMAALCQLGFAVLLVNYRGSLGFGQASISSLLSRVGEQDVADTQVRGTGLRVLGGCCWEDAAVWVPMVGAPWVQLAVEQALHREPLDPHRLALLAGSHGAFIALHLLTREPERYQACALRSPVSNLPALLGTSDIPDWRYTSLGLPYSFERVPCAEEVATMLLRSPIAQAAQAAVVPRGWPRTGWCGDRGRCLQELCPLAPPAPGTAQARWDRPAQPLVPTVVLGYASPRVTAGPGDHTKTIGRWSECSQGQGCGLGFDVK from the exons ATGGCCACAGGGACCGAGAAGGGCGTGGAG GCGGCCCACGGCCCCGCTGCCTGCTACCGGGAGCTGAGCCGGTTTCCTGCCGTCACCCGTGCCGCCCTCAGGGCCGCGGCTGGGGGCCAGACCTTCCTGCTCTACACCG AGTGCAGCCGCCCCGACCTTGCCCGCGGGCGGCTCCTGCGCTTCGGCCGCCACTACAGCCTGCGGCGCACAGCCGGCCGCGAGGGCCTCGCCGTCAGCCGGACCGCGCTCAGCGCCGAGATCCACAACCA GCTCCTCAGCCAGGACTCGCTGAcggggcagcgccgcgccgTGCTCAAACGCTGCCCGCGGCAGGGCCACGAGCTGCTGGAG GTGTGGGACAGCGGGGGATGCAGCCACAGCGTGGATCTCACGGCGCTGGGGAAGCATGGGGACGTCTACACGGAGG GGCCTTTTGCCTGCCTGGCCTGGTCACACTCGGAGACGCGGCTCCTCTATGTGGCTGAGAAGAGCCGGCCCAAACGACAGCCCCCCTGGCcctgggatgtgccaggagcagcctggccagcagcagaggatgaagatgaggaa GCCCTGTGGTCCCCGGATGACCATGGTGTGGTGTTCGTGGGTTGGTGGCACAAGCCCTTCCGCCTGGGGCTGAACGCCTGCTCCAACAGGAG GTCAGGGATTTTCCACTTGGACCTGGCCAGCGGATGCTTTG agctgctgtcagcagAGAATGGCTCTGTCTGCTCCCCCCGGCTGAGCCCTGATGGCCAGCGCCTGCTCTACCTGGAGGGGACTGTGGGGGGGCCCCACCGGCAGTGTCTGCGCCTGTGCATG CTCACCTGGCAGACAAGACAGGCGGTGACAGTGCTCGACATGGTTCAGGAGCCGACGGAGG CCTTCACCGGGCTCTACGCAGAGGTGCTGCCAGCGCGGTGCTGGGCAGCTGACAGCCGGCGAGCCGTGCTGGGCACCCCTCAGCGGAGCCGCACG gacctgctgcttGTGGATACGGAGGCGTGCACCGTCACCAACCTCACAGCAG GGTCATCTGaagggtgctgggagctgctcacTCTCCAGTGGGACCTGCTGGTGGCCACCTGCTCAGCCCcccaccaccctcccagccTG gtggtGGCCGTGCTGCCGCCAGCAGGCCAGGAATTGCCCCTTGGCTGGGTGCCAGTGGAGGACACCCCCACCGTGCCTGGTGTCACCTGGAAGACCCTGACGGTCCAGCCACCCTGCAGTGGGCAGGGCCCCACTGCACAGG ATACCCAGGCGTTTGaggccctgctgctgagccCCTCAGATGGCACACCACCACACCCCCTCGTTGTGTGCCCCCATG GTGGCCCCCATGCTGTCTTCGATGCCCGCTGGCGTCCGAGCATGGCTGCACTGTGCCAGCTGGGCTTCGCCGTGCTCCTGG TGAACTATCGTGGCTCCCTGGGCTTTGGCCAGGCCAGCATCAGCTCCCTGCTTTCCCGTGTGGGTGAGCAGGATGTGGCAGACACCCAGGTGAGGGGTACTGGGCTGAGGGTGCtggggggatgctgctgggagGATGCTGCTGTTTGGGTGCCAATGGTGGGTGCCCCATGGGTGCAGCTGGCAGTGGAGCAGGCGCTGCACAGAGAGCCCCTGGACCCACAccgcctggccctgctggctgGCTCCCACGGAGCCTTCATCGCCCTCCACCTCCTCACCCGTGAGCCCGAGCGTTACCAAGCCTGTGCCCTGCGCAGCCCCGTCTCCAACCTGCCCGCACTGCTGGGCACCTCTGACATCCCTGACTG GCGCTACACCTCCTTAGGGCTGCCCTACTCCTTTGAGCGGGTGCCATGTGCTGAGGAGGTGGCCACCATGCTACTGCGCTCGCCCATCGCCCAGGCAGCCCAG GCTGCTGTGGTACCCAGAGGGTGGCCACGCACTGGCTGGTGTGGAGACAGAGGCCGATGTCTTCAAGAACTGTGCCCACTggctcctccagcacctgggacagccCAGGCGAGATGGGAcaggccagcacagcccctAGTGCCCACAGTGGTCCTGGGCTATGCCAGCCCCAGGGTGactgctggccctggggaccACACCAAGACCATAGGCAGATGGAGTGAGTGTAGCCAGGGGCAGGGATGTGGGTTGGGGTTTGATGTTAAATAA
- the APEH gene encoding acylamino-acid-releasing enzyme isoform X1: protein MATGTEKGVEAAHGPAACYRELSRFPAVTRAALRAAAGGQTFLLYTECSRPDLARGRLLRFGRHYSLRRTAGREGLAVSRTALSAEIHNQLLSQDSLTGQRRAVLKRCPRQGHELLEVWDSGGCSHSVDLTALGKHGDVYTEGPFACLAWSHSETRLLYVAEKSRPKRQPPWPWDVPGAAWPAAEDEDEEGKQFVYHEDWGEALSTRSVPVLCVLDLEGLSLSVLQGVPEHLSPGQALWSPDDHGVVFVGWWHKPFRLGLNACSNRRSGIFHLDLASGCFELLSAENGSVCSPRLSPDGQRLLYLEGTVGGPHRQCLRLCMLTWQTRQAVTVLDMVQEPTEAFTGLYAEVLPARCWAADSRRAVLGTPQRSRTDLLLVDTEACTVTNLTAGSSEGCWELLTLQWDLLVATCSAPHHPPSLVVAVLPPAGQELPLGWVPVEDTPTVPGVTWKTLTVQPPCSGQGPTAQDTQAFEALLLSPSDGTPPHPLVVCPHGGPHAVFDARWRPSMAALCQLGFAVLLVNYRGSLGFGQASISSLLSRVGEQDVADTQLAVEQALHREPLDPHRLALLAGSHGAFIALHLLTREPERYQACALRSPVSNLPALLGTSDIPDWRYTSLGLPYSFERVPCAEEVATMLLRSPIAQAAQVHTPVLLCVGARDRRVSPTQALELYRVLRARGVPARLLWYPEGGHALAGVETEADVFKNCAHWLLQHLGQPRRDGTGQHSP from the exons ATGGCCACAGGGACCGAGAAGGGCGTGGAG GCGGCCCACGGCCCCGCTGCCTGCTACCGGGAGCTGAGCCGGTTTCCTGCCGTCACCCGTGCCGCCCTCAGGGCCGCGGCTGGGGGCCAGACCTTCCTGCTCTACACCG AGTGCAGCCGCCCCGACCTTGCCCGCGGGCGGCTCCTGCGCTTCGGCCGCCACTACAGCCTGCGGCGCACAGCCGGCCGCGAGGGCCTCGCCGTCAGCCGGACCGCGCTCAGCGCCGAGATCCACAACCA GCTCCTCAGCCAGGACTCGCTGAcggggcagcgccgcgccgTGCTCAAACGCTGCCCGCGGCAGGGCCACGAGCTGCTGGAG GTGTGGGACAGCGGGGGATGCAGCCACAGCGTGGATCTCACGGCGCTGGGGAAGCATGGGGACGTCTACACGGAGG GGCCTTTTGCCTGCCTGGCCTGGTCACACTCGGAGACGCGGCTCCTCTATGTGGCTGAGAAGAGCCGGCCCAAACGACAGCCCCCCTGGCcctgggatgtgccaggagcagcctggccagcagcagaggatgaagatgaggaa GGCAAGCAGTTTGTGTACCACGAGGACTGGGGGGAGGCCCTGAGCACACGCAGTGTGCCAGTCCTCTGTGTCCTGGACCTGGAGGGCCTCAgcctgtcagtgctgcagggagTCCCGGAGCACCTCTCCCCTGGCCAG GCCCTGTGGTCCCCGGATGACCATGGTGTGGTGTTCGTGGGTTGGTGGCACAAGCCCTTCCGCCTGGGGCTGAACGCCTGCTCCAACAGGAG GTCAGGGATTTTCCACTTGGACCTGGCCAGCGGATGCTTTG agctgctgtcagcagAGAATGGCTCTGTCTGCTCCCCCCGGCTGAGCCCTGATGGCCAGCGCCTGCTCTACCTGGAGGGGACTGTGGGGGGGCCCCACCGGCAGTGTCTGCGCCTGTGCATG CTCACCTGGCAGACAAGACAGGCGGTGACAGTGCTCGACATGGTTCAGGAGCCGACGGAGG CCTTCACCGGGCTCTACGCAGAGGTGCTGCCAGCGCGGTGCTGGGCAGCTGACAGCCGGCGAGCCGTGCTGGGCACCCCTCAGCGGAGCCGCACG gacctgctgcttGTGGATACGGAGGCGTGCACCGTCACCAACCTCACAGCAG GGTCATCTGaagggtgctgggagctgctcacTCTCCAGTGGGACCTGCTGGTGGCCACCTGCTCAGCCCcccaccaccctcccagccTG gtggtGGCCGTGCTGCCGCCAGCAGGCCAGGAATTGCCCCTTGGCTGGGTGCCAGTGGAGGACACCCCCACCGTGCCTGGTGTCACCTGGAAGACCCTGACGGTCCAGCCACCCTGCAGTGGGCAGGGCCCCACTGCACAGG ATACCCAGGCGTTTGaggccctgctgctgagccCCTCAGATGGCACACCACCACACCCCCTCGTTGTGTGCCCCCATG GTGGCCCCCATGCTGTCTTCGATGCCCGCTGGCGTCCGAGCATGGCTGCACTGTGCCAGCTGGGCTTCGCCGTGCTCCTGG TGAACTATCGTGGCTCCCTGGGCTTTGGCCAGGCCAGCATCAGCTCCCTGCTTTCCCGTGTGGGTGAGCAGGATGTGGCAGACACCCAG CTGGCAGTGGAGCAGGCGCTGCACAGAGAGCCCCTGGACCCACAccgcctggccctgctggctgGCTCCCACGGAGCCTTCATCGCCCTCCACCTCCTCACCCGTGAGCCCGAGCGTTACCAAGCCTGTGCCCTGCGCAGCCCCGTCTCCAACCTGCCCGCACTGCTGGGCACCTCTGACATCCCTGACTG GCGCTACACCTCCTTAGGGCTGCCCTACTCCTTTGAGCGGGTGCCATGTGCTGAGGAGGTGGCCACCATGCTACTGCGCTCGCCCATCGCCCAGGCAGCCCAG gtgCACACACCGGTGTTGCTGTGCGTGGGCGCCCGGGACCGGCGCGTCAGCCCCACACAGGCGCTGGAGCTGTACCGGGTGCTGCGGGCCAGGGGTGTGCCAGCACG GCTGCTGTGGTACCCAGAGGGTGGCCACGCACTGGCTGGTGTGGAGACAGAGGCCGATGTCTTCAAGAACTGTGCCCACTggctcctccagcacctgggacagccCAGGCGAGATGGGAcaggccagcacagcccctAG
- the LOC137480507 gene encoding acylamino-acid-releasing enzyme-like produces the protein MEPPVQSRVEELSELYRELSQHPGLSTACLGPDLTTQYGGKYCSLYTEWSQRDLARAENIKFCRQYLIFHDGASIVYSGPAGTCSEIKDELLSRESPSGMLKAVLRKVPGKEKEKQFLEVWDQNRKVKSIDLTALDKHGSVYDDDQFGCLAWSHSETHLVYVAEKKRPKAESFFQSKAPELGTSDEDTGHPKKEDAPVKGEQFVYHEDWGETLSTRSVPVLCVLDIEGNSISVLEGIPEHLSPGQAFWSPEDTGVVFVGWWHDPFRLGLRYCTNRRSALFYVDLTGGRCELLSEDSRAVWSPRLSPDGCRIVYLENGVLGPHQQCSQLRMYDWYTKHTSTVLEAVARQAWGAFPGIYCGALPGMCWAADSRRILLDTAQRSQQNVFVVDTATGITTSLTADSPPGSWSILTIDRDLLVARFSTPSCPPMLKVAVLPAAGHEAQTQWICLQDAPPVPGISWGIHTLQPPAEQEHPQYRGLDFDAILMRPSEGPTGQKPPLVVMPHGGPHSVFTAGWMLYPAALCRVGFAVLLVNYRGSLGFGQDSVASLPGNVGTQDVHDVQLCVERVLQEEVLDASRVALVGGSHGGFLACHLIGQFPDTYHACVVRNPVVNIASMVTSTDIPDWCLTETGLPYKPEALPDPAQWTEMLHKSPIRYVDRVRAPVLLMLGEDDRRVPPKQGLEYYRALKARGVPTRLLWYPGNNHALSGVEAEADGFMNMALWLLKHLQC, from the exons ATGGAGCCGCCG GTACAGTCACGTGTGGAGGAGCTGTCGGAGCTGTACCGAGAGCTGAGCCAGCACCCGGGGCTCAGCACCGCCTGCCTCGGCCCCGACCTCACCACCCAGTACGGGGGCAAGTACTGCAGCCTCTACACCG AGTGGTCGCAGCGGGACCTGGCAAGGGCTGAGAACATCAAGTTCTGCCGTCAGTACCTCATCTTCCACGATGGAGCCTCCATTGTCTACTCGGGGCCCGCTGGCACCTGCTCTGAGATCAAGGACGA GCTGCTGAGCCGGGAATCCCCCAGTGGGATGCTGAAGGCTGTCCTGCGCAAGGTCCctggcaaggagaaggagaagcagtTCCTGGAG GTCTGGGATCAGAACCGGAAGGTGAAGAGCATCGACCTGACAGCGCTGGACAAGCATGGCAGTGTCTATGATgatg ACCAGTTTGGGTGCCTCGCCTGGTCTCACTCGGAGACCCACCTGGTCTATGTGGCGGAGAAGAAGCGTCCCAAGGCTGAGTCCTTCTTCCAGAGCAAAGCCCCCGAGCTGGGCACCTCTGATGAAGACACGGGGCACCCCAAGAAGGAGGATGCACCTGTCAAG GGTGAGCAGTTCGTGTACCACGAGGACTGGGGTGAGACGCTGAGCACCCGCAGTGTGCCCGTCCTCTGCGTCCTGGACATTGAGGGCAACAGCATCTCAGTGCTGGAGGGCATCCCAGAGCACCTCTCTCCCGGCCAG GCTTTCTGGTCACCTGAGGACACTGGTGTGGTGTTCGTGGGCTGGTGGCATGACCCCTTTCGCCTGGGGCTGCGGTACTGCACGAACCGCCG GTCAGCGCTCTTCTATGTGGACCTGACGGGCGGGAGATGCG agctgctctctgaggACTCCAGGGCTGTGTGGTCACCGCGACTCAGCCCTGATGGCTGCCGCATTGTCTACCTGGAGAACGGTGTCCTGGGCCCccaccagcagtgcagccaACTCCGCATG TACGACTGGTACACCAAACACACTAGCACGGTGCTGGAGGCTGTGGCACGGCAAGCATGGG GTGCCTTCCCGGGAATCTACTGTGGCGCACTgccagggatgtgctgggcagCCGACAGCCGCAGGATCCTGCTGGACACGGCCCAGCGCAGCCAGCAG AATGTGTTCGTGGTGGACACAGCAACAGGCATCACAACTTCGCTGACAGCTG ATTCACCCCCGGGAAGCTGGTCTATCCTCACCATCGACCGGGACCTCTTGGTGGCCAGGTTTTCCACCCCTAGCTGCCCCCCCATGTTG AAAGTGGCAGTCCTGCCCGCCGCCGGCCATGAGGCACAGACACAGTGGATCTGCCTGCAGGACGCCCCCCCTGTGCCCGGCATCAGCTGGGGCATCCacaccctgcagcccccagcagagcaggagcatcCCCAGTACA GGGGCCTGGACTTCGATGCCATCCTGATGCGCCCGAGTGAGGGTCCCACTGGCCAGAAGCCCCCCTTGGTCGTGATGCCCCATG GTGGTCCTCACTCTGTCTTCACGGCCGGATGGATGCTGTACCCGGCGGCACTGTGCCGTGTGGgctttgcagtgctgctgg TGAATTACCGCGGCTCGCTGGGCTTCGGCCAGGACAGCGTGGCCTCCCTGCCAGGCAACGTGGGCACACAGGACGTACACGATGTGCAG CTCTGCGTGGAGCgggtgctgcaggaggaggtgCTGGATGCTAGCCGAGTGGCACTGGTCGGCGGCTCGCATGGGGGCTTCCTGGCGTGCCACCTCATCGGGCAGTTCCCTGACACCTACCATGCCTGTGTGGTCCGCAACCCCGTGGTGAACATCGCCTCCATGGTGACCAGCACTGACATCCCAGACTG GTGCCTGACAGAGACGGGGCTGCCCTACAAACCTGAGGCCCTGCCAGATCCAGCCCAATGGACAGAGATGCTGCACAAGTCACCCATACGCTATGTTGACCGG gtcCGTGCACCTGTGCTGCTGATGCTGGGGGAGGACGACCGGCGTGTGCCCCCTAAGCAGGGTCTGGAGTATTACCGTGCCCTCAAGGCCCGGGGGGTGCCCACACG gctgctctggTACCCAGGGAACAACCATGCGCTGTCGGGCGTGGAAGCCGAAGCTGATGGCTTCATGAACATGGCGCTGTGGCTGCTCAAGCACCTGCAGTGCTAA